In Schizosaccharomyces osmophilus chromosome 1, complete sequence, the genomic window TTAAGCGATATGTAAAAAAGGTTTCAGGGCACGGCAAGATGAAGTATGACTATTATATTTGGTCCAAGAACACGCATGATTACGTTCCATCTAGTATAACCTTTAATGCTAATGATACTGCAAACTACAATTGGAATTATGTCGATCAACTAATTAGTGGTTTTGAAACTTACTTACCCGATTCAGTTAAGTATTGGAGAGCAAGATTCGTATTAATTCCTACGGGCAACTTTTCTCCAAATGTTAtacaaaaatttcaaacattGGAACAAGATAGTTATacggaagaagaattgagaGTCGAAGGCGTGTATAAGTTATGTGAAATTTTACGTCGAGGAGAATTTGATCctatgaatgaaaattcGAAGAAGACACCGCAGGTCACTTCTGCAAATTCTCTCGGAATCAAGTTTACCACCCTATCTTTAAGAGATTACATAAATTCTGAATTGGAAGCTATTACCAATGACTCCAACCGTAATGGAAAATCACTATTGATGCCGAATAAACACTTGACTACTGGAATAGACAACTACACGTTAGCTAAGGAAATGCAAGGGTTGAATGGTTTGAAGATAGATGATATAACTTGGCACTACCGTGTTTACGAGAACTGCTTTCTGGGGAGTGAATTTGTCTCATGGATAGTAAATACGtttattgaaataaataccAGAGAAGAAGCTTTGAGTTTTGGCAACAAATTACTAGAAAATGGTTTAATTGAGCATATTAGGAAAAAGCACCCATTACTTGACGGACACTACGTTTATAGATTATCTTCTGAGTTTAATACAAAGCCAATGTCTACCCGTCCTTACAGGAGTTGGTTTAatcgaaagaaagaaaatcattCTAAAGATTCAAATAATCagaattcttttaaagaaggaCCTTTGAGAATTGAACTTTCAAGGcaaattttatttgatgCGGACCCTGAACGGAGACACGGCCGTTCGGAGATGGTAACTTTACATTATGATCTACTTCATAACCCAAATACTTGCTTTCATCTTCGAATTGAATGGCTTTTAGCTACTGCAAGCGTCATAGAAAACATGCTTCAATCGTGGTCCAGAATCCTTGAACGTTATGGTTTGGCTTTGGTCGAAGCACCTATTCATGAAGTTTCAGCAGTTGCAGAACTAAATCCTTTCAATCAGGTGTCGGTGATCAAACTTGGAGTTGAACCACCACCGCTTCCAGAATATGTATCTTATCCTGCCAATCATAATTACCCAAAGAAGTGGTGGTGCATTCAGATTCTAAAATACTTCGATTTCATTCTTGATAGTGAGGAAAGCAATGTTTTTCCACAGATGGTAACAGCAGTATATTCATGGGGAAAACCAAGCTTTCGGTACGTACAATACATCCACAAGACAGGAAGTGTGTTAGTACAAATTGACGACAATCTGCAGTTCTTGTGGCTACCTAACTTACTACATAATTCCAAGGCGGGTAAAACAAACTTTaacaaaagcaataaaGGTCAAAATgtgtctttgaaaaaaacagCTGAGGAACTCAAGCACTCCTTCAAGAATTTTTGCAACAATTGTGAAGAGCTGAACCGCTTTTATTATACTGTTGCGAATTCTAAGGAAGACCGTCGAAGCATCGCTTCTGTATCGAGCATACTATCTGGGGACGAAAATGACCCTAATGTATTGCACTAGctttggtttgttttgttttcatgtATTTTTACAGCCGAATGTAAAGAGTTTACTAATTGGACGTTCATTCACCATGCTAATTCAAAATGGGATAACGGATAGGtaatgaaaaatcatcaaaattaTTTAACTTCGCAGCGTAAGTTCTATAATTTCATTAAGTATCATAAGTTATAGTAAGCCGTCGACTTAGTcaagccaaaaaaaaaattaaaaaataggCTTTATAACTTCAAAATCATGGACTGTAAGATATGTTGAATAAATTACaattaaagcaaaagatCTAGAcgtcttttttattctcttcCGAATAATTGAGAGGCTGGAGGATCTTCAGAGCACTGATAAGTCTGCTTGCTAAAGCTTTGGTTGAACCATCAACTTGAATTACATGATAACCGAGTTCAACGCCAAACGTATATTTAATGGCTTTTGAAAAGGTCTTTGCTTTACCATCAGGTAAGTCTTGTAATGACTTAGAATGGTCTTCCGGAACGCTAAGCTTTAGCAACTTATTTAGTGTATTCTCAACTTCAGAGATATCCTTAGATTCACTAGCTGTAGCATATATTTCGAACGGTTGGCTTTTGGCCATCACCAGATGCTTATTACTATGATGATAACGGAATTCGTAGGTTCCAGGTTCCCAAAATAACAATTCTCTCGAGAACACAACTTCGCCAGAATCCTTAGCTTCCGAAACATGTGTTATGCTAGAAGTGTGTGAGTTATATCCTTTATTATCAATGGCAGACCAGCGTCCTTCACTCGGCACTTGAGTGTGGATATCACTAACGTTATCTGACACACGATAAAGTCCAATCCAGTCATTATTTTCATGATCTAAAGGAGCGACCCACTTCACGTGGATGGGAAATCCAAGTGGAACTTTGGAACCTTCGATACCCAAATTCAATGAATAGGAAGTAGATCCATGTCTGTCAAATTGTGGGGCAAATAATTTCAATATGGCAAGCTGGGCGCTTCTACGGAGACTCGATTCCGTACCTTTCAATAGCACTTGTACTTTAGGAGGGGCAGTACTCACGAATTCTTGTAAGGCTTCAGCTGTTTGATCGAGAACCCTATCGACAGTATTACCCAATGCTTTGACATGTGTTTCGATGGATTTTGGAATCTTACTGCCGTGATCTTGAGTAGCTTGCTTAATTAATTTCGAGATTCCTGCTTCCTTCCTTAAAGCATTGCCGTATACTTTGCGCATGTGGGGTTGTTCAACAAGACGGATGATAGCCAAGTTTGACAGCTGGGCTAAGGTAGCTAATAAGAAAATCCAAGCTGAGTTGCTAATAAGAGCAAGACCCCAATAGGCAGAGCATCCAAGAAAACGCTCAGGGTTATTAACGTATCGATAGATACCTTGGTAAACAAGCTTGGGGGAGCGATTAGGCAGGAAAAAATCGCCATAAAACCATCCATACTGACCTAAATCCTCGTAAATAGAGATGGAAGTATAAATGTGTAAAACTACTAAACCAAATCCCAAGGTATGACGAAGAGTTACAAGTCCGTATGTCCAGTTGTTAGGAAGATGATACAACTTCCAAGCTGCcatacaaaaagaaatataagaCATGTTTAGGGTGATGTTGTAAAAACCCTTCCACTGAGACCAAGCTTGCACAACCGATTCACCATTACGAATGAAATGCCGAGACCAAGCTTTATCTCTTGACTGATAAAATAATATGAGTCCATGGAAGGCGCTGTGCAAGAAACGCCACAGAAAAGCCTGGAATAAAGCCAAGAATTGGTTATAATAAGAATTAGATGAGAGTAAACTTGACAGAATGCTATACGCCGCAATGATGATTAATGCAACATCTGATATCCTAGCTGAATTAAAATTGACAAGCCCGACAAGGTCACGAGCTGCAGGAATCTCAAACTCAGCATCTTCATCTCGCGGTGTAATACGGGAATGAGCAGACTCGCTTCCATAAGTCTTTTCTATATGGGGATTTTCGACcacaagaaggaaaataaattggGCGGCATGAGCAACCATACTTGCTAGTAAAACGCCGTAGCTTCCAGAAATCAAACTCATGCCATAGTATCCAGCATAACCGATAGAGTACATAGGATGAGGGGCTAATTCAAAAACACCATTGAAAACCAGGGAGCTACggagaagaaagaaaaagtcacCCCAATACCATGCGTAATCACGAACGACACGATGGGCATCGAGCTTTACCCAGtaattaaaaacaattaaGGCAATGCCTCCGAAAAAACGTAACATgtgaaagagaaaattcATATTAGGCCAGCAGGTCCAAGCAAAGGCCATCAATACATATGAGCAAAAATCGCACATCAGGATAAGATCCACAAAATGACGAAAAACTAGCCAGCTGTTGAACTCAATCGgagatttttcaaaattatatGAAGAATCCATTTTAGAGACAAGTTGGTGTTTAGTCATTTCATAaagttttggatttttttctttgtcaaAGAAGCCAAGCTTCACAACCCATTCTACTACCTTTCGATCATTGGATTGAGAATGAAGCAGGAATCCAATACCGATATCGTAACTCATACgccaaaaaaagaagcaagcCATCATCAAAACTCGCCGCGTGTTTCCGCGCGTAAAAAGGTACAGAATAACTTGAGAAAGGATGCTGCCGATAACGACCCAGTCCCAAGGCGTTTTGGGAACGCGAGGATCGATGGTTTCAAGGATGCTGCGGCGATTTTCTTGCTCGTCAGGGAGTCGAAAAGTTTCACCTGATGGAGTTAAGCCATAACGCTCAAAATTAGGGTTGGAACTTTCTTCAACGTTTTCGTCCTCTTCGTCTCTGGCTAAAAACGGTTTATCATTTCCACTGAGTTTCTTTGGAGAAGAAGCAGACGAAACTGGTAAAGAGGAACCAAACTCTAAAGACGAGTTATCAAAGCTGAGAGATCCGTCGTCCAATGTTTTCTCCTTAACCATATTGTTCATGCAAATGGGAATCTATACGATGTAGGCTACTCGAAATGTTCGATTGTAACAAACAAAGATGAGCACTGATGCGATATCTATGAGCCCAAATAATTTCTATAATTTCTACAGTATTTCCAGGAAACAAACAGATATTTAGCTTAGATAAAAGCGAATAAGAGAAAGCACAAAGAGTCTTCTTCGCTCGAagtaaaatatataaaaacgAGAGTTGTCCTAAAAGACAGAGAAGTACCTAAAGAtagtattttcttttttaaataaaacaaaacagatTATCAGGTCCTCTGTACTTGGATTCCTTCGTCCCTCCGGGTGAAAGACGTGGAGATGGGTGGTAAAATTGTCGCgttgaacaaaagaaatgtgTATAACGATAGCGATGACTCAACAAGATAGTGCTTTCAGGTTACATGAACCCACTAATTTTAGAACGAGATGTcggttttgtttattttctgcTTGTCGAactgaatgaaaaaagaaatgaacgCGCCTTGAATATAATGCATCAACCTGCACAGATACGCGTTGCTAAGGCCTTTAATGAACAACAAATTGCACCACCTTTTCACAGAAACCCGAAAGAGTTCCTTTTCAGTATACAATTAATCTCATAAAGAcgcttcttttgtttttattgtcATATGGCAATACGATGTATCGTGCAACAGGAATTTGGGATTTGTTAACATGATTTTGAGTTTCTCTTTATATGCAATTCAcatgaatcctttttttacatACTTCTTCAGATGATACAGAAcatcaaaaaatacattcAATCAAGAAACATCTAGTTACTTTAAACTGAGTTTGTCTTTTCATACAAATTATTCATTTGGTAGATAATATCACTTTGTATACATTACCACGTCTTGTATGGTATCAATCAAAAGCTAAAACTAACTAGTAACAAAATACAAACggaaaatataaaaggCATCAGAAAGATAACGCATAATTTTTAGTCAACAGAGCTTTTCAGACAAACcatgaaaaaaagtgtTACTCATCACTTGCCTTTGGTAGAAGTAAGAAGTCTTGAAAGGGtttatatagaaaaaacagaaatCGATTGCATACAGGAGTTGGTACCAAAAAAAGCTAAAGGTTTATGATTGATTTTGCGTTCTAGGTCTGtgtatttatttgtaaCGATAAGATCCAGTTTATCAAAGTTTCATTAGCATGCAAATTCCGTAGACGATAAATTTAGAGAGATTCATTAATTGCatttaatttattctttggtatatatttattattaaaaaaggagaacTTACAGAgttaaaatttttgaagcaaaATAACGGTgtagtttgtttacatttttttgtGCTAAATCTCACTAAATGGATTCTATGAAGTCCGTATGCCACCAGCAGATGTGTAGATATCTTGCCTAAAACACACATCTGAAACTTCGCGGTTTGAGAAACGGTCCCATTAATTTTCGCTCAGAGGCGCCAATTGGATGCAATATTGGTTTCTTTAAATAGAAGGCGTAGGACACGCGTCAATATACAAAGCGTGCAGTTGACGGGAAACAGTTCGAGCAAGCAGAACTTTTAACTTGAATAAACGTGTGTTTAAGCATTgtcctttcaaaaaacaatatttaaatatttgCAGAAAGCAGCAAGTGCTTTTTTCGGGTTCCCGGACTCATCTTTCTATTCATTTAAAGTATTGAGCAAGATTTACCATGggtcttttcaaaaagaaaaagggtGTCAATCCCGATATGTACAAGGCTCCAGAGGAAGGCAGCTCAGCCGCCAGTACTGGAACTCCTGCCCCTTCTTATACCTCTAATGGCTATTCAGGTAATTCATACCCTAACGCGTACAGTACAGGCAGTGGATATGAAACTAGTATGCCAAAGGGTGGTTATAATATGCAGTCAATTCGCAATGATCCGTATGCCCGAAAAGACATGCCTCCAATGCGATCCGGAGCTGCTGTAGCTTCTTCGGCTCCTTCCACACCTTCCGGTTATGAACGGCCAAGCTATCAACGTTCTCCAGCAAGTCAAACAACTTTGGacttgaaaaagcaagaattATTTCAAGGTGCACGTCGCatacaagaaaattcaGAAAACTATTTGAATGAAGATGGGGACGAAGCTGACATGGCCGAATCATATAATGCGACTGCAGAGGAAGACGAGGACGTTGAGGctataaagcaaaaaattcaatttgTCAAGCAAGACAGTTTATCAAGCACAAGGAATGCCTTGCAAATGGCAAACAATGCTGAACAAGCAGGGATGGCCACACTTCAAAACTTGGGGCaacaaacagaaaaagttgCAAGCGCCGAAAAAGAGCTGGACGTTGCTAAGATTCATGCAAAGCGAGCAGAAGAGCAGGCTAGGGAACTGAAAACCTTAAATAGAAGCATGTTTGCTATTCACATTGGGAAACCATGGGGTAAAGGGAAGCGTGTAGCTGCCGAGGAGGCACGGCTTACTGCTAAGCGTGAAGCTGAACGTCAAGATGAACTTTTGAATAGACAGTTTGCATTTCAGTCTCAGCGCCGTATTGGTGAGActatgaagaaaaatcagAAGGAATCAGTTAAACCTAATGATAAGAAAGGAGTTTCCATTATCGAGCGCTCGCGTTATCAGTTTGAGCCCGATGCAGAAGATGACATGAAcgagaaagaaatagatAAAAACTTAGACCAGCTTGATGGTGTTGTTGGCCGTTTGAAGGGTTTAGCATATGCTACTGGACAAGAAGTTGAATCCCAAAACACTCGACTCGGCAAAGTTCACGATAAAAGTGATCGTCTGGATACCGACGTATATCTCAATGTTGAACGTCTTCGTAACATCCATTAATGCATGAATTCCTCTTTTCCGAAATTAACTTATTGATTACATCCGATAGGAACTAGTCCTTTTTATTGCAGTTATACTTTTATGAACGGAGCATTACTTTTAAAGATTTTATAATATACATTTATAGGAGTCTacattttatgaaaaaaaatcgcGCTACACCTTGTAGTTGAATAAATACTACCTAAAGGTTTTTATTAAAACGTGTTATATTGGTCATGTATTCGAgttttcgtaaacaaatagCTCCATAGAATCTATTTAAAGTTGCgttttgttcaaaaaaagctGCTATACTGGATGACTCTGTTTCTAAAGCTGctaaaaaccaaagaatgATTTGAGCGGAATTTTCTTAcaagtttgttttatgaaattAGCAAGTAAATTGTTTCGAAGGCGTAAATCATTACCAACATAAAAGGCATTTATTGAATTGGAGATTCTCAAAAATTATGTTTATAGCAAATATTATCGTGATGGGTTTCTTTATACGGTTTCATCAAGATTTTCCTAAatagaagaagcaaaaaagaaaagtaaaatctAAATACACTTTTCGTTGGCAGCCTTGCGCTCTTCAAAGACTTTGAGAGCTTCTTGAGCGGCCTTAATGCCGCTGAACATCATACCTCCAAAGGTAGGTCCCATACGATTGGCACCGTCGAGTTCAGAAAGCTCCATACCGGACACAACCAAGCCGGGATATACTTCACGAGTGCCCTTTACAATGAGGTTTTCAGAACGGTTCATGTCAAGAGGGCGCATGTCGCCAAGATCGGGGACAAGGCCAGCTTGATGAGCACGCTTAACGCAGAACGCACCGAAGGGACCGTCATGACCAGTTGCGGAAAGGATCAAATGGGCGTTGATGGTGTTGGGATCCATACAAGATTGAAGGCCGTGGTTTAAAGAGACAAGGGTCCAGTTAGTGACAACACCAGCGATACGTTGGTTGCCATCTTGATCAGCCTTAACAATCAAATCTTCTACAGCGGTAGCGTTGAAGAGCTTGATGTTGGGAAGAGAAAGAGCGCGGGCCATGACCGTACTAGTGAAGAGAGCGGCATGCTTGATGACCACATACTCGCCTTCATCCTCATAAGGAACACCAATTTCTCTCAAAAAGGCGTCGGCAGGTTTACGGACGACCATGGCGGAAAAAAGTTGACCACCCAGCCAGGCACCACCGCCAGGAGCAACAGAGGCCTCGATGATTGCAATCTTCAGGTCAGGACGGCGAGTACCAAGATAGTAAGCGGCGGTGAGGCCGGCAGATCCTGCACCGACAATAACAATGTCAGACTCGGCATATTTGTCCAAGTCAGCAAAGTAGCGACGTGTCATGGCACGAGAGACAGTGCTTTCACGGATAGGAGAGAAGTTAAACTCATTGTCCAAATGGTAATTGGGGAAAGACTTTGTTAAGGCATTTTGCTCAGTCTTAACAAGAACATTATCCTTGTCAGCGGCAAGTTGGTCAGCcttaaaaaaatcttgaaATTGAGCAACAGCAGTAGCAGGGGCCATTATGAGAAAGTTCAATAAGAATGAATCGTCAATTCGATAGTAAAATTAAGACATCCTAGCCATCATTTATACCTGAATTCGGCCTCCCTTTGACCTGACCATTTAGTCTACTTGCGATCATGGACGCGGTTTCGGATATCCGAAGTATCGAACTTTTCAAACACATATCCGATTACGGATGcaatctttcaaaagtctttttattttacctTGTATGATACTTGAGCAGGAAACATACTAAGAAAAGGCTCTAAATGTGGTCATCGTTCGCTCTTTAAAATGTTTGAAAACGTCAGTAATGAATTGTTGTTTACGTTGGAATGATTCCCTTGGCAGTCTGCTATTTCGAAAAGCATTGCGATCCGGATACGAATGAGCGAAACAGTTGTTGGCGGTTTGCTGAGATTTGAAAGACTATGGATTCATAAAGAAAGAGTAAAGAAATTTACCAATTccaattgtttttcctttgaaattCAGTGGAAATATCGGATTGTCATAGGCCATGTGTGGAGATAGTGTCCATTGCGATTGGTATACCTTGCGGTTTGAAATTACAGACTCTTTCGTGTccatactttttcttttcttttcttttctttttcttttcttttccttttccttttccttttacgGCCAAATCACCCacatgaacaaaagaaatctaCCTCATCGGATAGTGCCTTGCGTTTCAATGCGTAAATCATAGAAACCGAGTTGCGGTATACTTTgttcgtaaacaaacaagtaGATGCATGTTTGAATGCAAAAGATTTTATCACAGATCAGCAAAATGAACTAGAACGAAGAGGTTTGATAAGCTGTGCACatatttcattctttgaTGCATGCGATTCAAATTTTGAGAGGAAACATGGTCAAAggagtttttttttttttaagctCGCGAAGCTTGCAAAAACCTCAACTGAATTTGGCATCGAATTgccttttcttcgttttcgcAATTTCCCGTCCTTCGTAAACCGTTGGTGTTGCATGCATATGCCACTTTGTTTACCAAGGAGAGACGTCCCTAAGAGTAGGAACAGCTCGGTCGGAACTGTAGCATTTCTCAATTGATTGACATATCGCTTCGAAGATGTTTGCATTTCCGCAAAATtgccttttccttttgacATTcctcaaaattttttcatatgGTTTACCGGTATGCGTTGCGGTGCCCAAGTAAATAATGCCCAgattcttttgaaggaataCATTCATTCAACGGGGTTTTCCAAATTGCAGGCCCACACAAACAGAGAAAACAGTCAGTCAACAAATGGATGAATGGGACTCTGAATTTCTAGATTTGTGTCCCCCTTCGCCCGCGTGCAAGCATTGAATCGTTCACTTCATTTACGATTTTCAGTTCAACACAGTCCTTACTCATTGCCGGGTATTTGGTTACGAGTTTGGACCAAAACAGCTGGCtgctgttttgttttttcgtctttatttccatttctatttcgatctttttcatctaaaTCTCAAAGCGTTAACGAACCCTTGTGAAATTCTCCTTGTCACGCTAGAAAGGTGTTTTCACCCTACATGGAAATGTTGTCTTCAGCCAAACCTAAGAGATCAGCCAAGAAGGAGTTTGCATTCTCATTGCGTTTCGCAATTGCATGATTTATCAATAGCTGTTGCAAATATGTACGGTTCGCTGCTTCGAACGGGTCGTTTGGCTCGTAGAGCTTTCGATACCCAATCTTTAAGAAAAATCCAAGTTCCTCGTGCATCGTCACTTTGGAGCTTACAATGCAGACGATGGAATTCAAACAATGCTAAAAGTGTCGACGAGAATTACCGTGATCTTCATATCCCAGGAATTATCGAGGATAATATTTCTCCAGCTACtgctgaaaaagaaagctcCCATGTCTCTTTTGACATCCCTAAGGATATGCTTCTGCCCGATGGAATGCCAGACTATTTACGCCTTACATTGACTTCTCACGTTTACGATGTTATCGAAGAAACGCCTTTAACAAAAGGTGTCGTCATTTCTGAAAGTACAGGAGTC contains:
- the cho2 gene encoding phosphatidylethanolamine N-methyltransferase Cho2, translating into MNNMVKEKTLDDGSLSFDNSSLEFGSSLPVSSASSPKKLSGNDKPFLARDEEDENVEESSNPNFERYGLTPSGETFRLPDEQENRRSILETIDPRVPKTPWDWVVIGSILSQVILYLFTRGNTRRVLMMACFFFWRMSYDIGIGFLLHSQSNDRKVVEWVVKLGFFDKEKNPKLYEMTKHQLVSKMDSSYNFEKSPIEFNSWLVFRHFVDLILMCDFCSYVLMAFAWTCWPNMNFLFHMLRFFGGIALIVFNYWVKLDAHRVVRDYAWYWGDFFFLLRSSLVFNGVFELAPHPMYSIGYAGYYGMSLISGSYGVLLASMVAHAAQFIFLLVVENPHIEKTYGSESAHSRITPRDEDAEFEIPAARDLVGLVNFNSARISDVALIIIAAYSILSSLLSSNSYYNQFLALFQAFLWRFLHSAFHGLILFYQSRDKAWSRHFIRNGESVVQAWSQWKGFYNITLNMSYISFCMAAWKLYHLPNNWTYGLVTLRHTLGFGLVVLHIYTSISIYEDLGQYGWFYGDFFLPNRSPKLVYQGIYRYVNNPERFLGCSAYWGLALISNSAWIFLLATLAQLSNLAIIRLVEQPHMRKVYGNALRKEAGISKLIKQATQDHGSKIPKSIETHVKALGNTVDRVLDQTAEALQEFVSTAPPKVQVLLKGTESSLRRSAQLAILKLFAPQFDRHGSTSYSLNLGIEGSKVPLGFPIHVKWVAPLDHENNDWIGLYRVSDNVSDIHTQVPSEGRWSAIDNKGYNSHTSSITHVSEAKDSGEVVFSRELLFWEPGTYEFRYHHSNKHLVMAKSQPFEIYATASESKDISEVENTLNKLLKLSVPEDHSKSLQDLPDGKAKTFSKAIKYTFGVELGYHVIQVDGSTKALASRLISALKILQPLNYSEENKKDV
- the sec9 gene encoding SNAP-25-like proteinue translates to MGLFKKKKGVNPDMYKAPEEGSSAASTGTPAPSYTSNGYSGNSYPNAYSTGSGYETSMPKGGYNMQSIRNDPYARKDMPPMRSGAAVASSAPSTPSGYERPSYQRSPASQTTLDLKKQELFQGARRIQENSENYLNEDGDEADMAESYNATAEEDEDVEAIKQKIQFVKQDSLSSTRNALQMANNAEQAGMATLQNLGQQTEKVASAEKELDVAKIHAKRAEEQARELKTLNRSMFAIHIGKPWGKGKRVAAEEARLTAKREAERQDELLNRQFAFQSQRRIGETMKKNQKESVKPNDKKGVSIIERSRYQFEPDAEDDMNEKEIDKNLDQLDGVVGRLKGLAYATGQEVESQNTRLGKVHDKSDRLDTDVYLNVERLRNIH
- the thi2 gene encoding thiazole biosynthetic enzyme; this encodes MAPATAVAQFQDFFKADQLAADKDNVLVKTEQNALTKSFPNYHLDNEFNFSPIRESTVSRAMTRRYFADLDKYAESDIVIVGAGSAGLTAAYYLGTRRPDLKIAIIEASVAPGGGAWLGGQLFSAMVVRKPADAFLREIGVPYEDEGEYVVIKHAALFTSTVMARALSLPNIKLFNATAVEDLIVKADQDGNQRIAGVVTNWTLVSLNHGLQSCMDPNTINAHLILSATGHDGPFGAFCVKRAHQAGLVPDLGDMRPLDMNRSENLIVKGTREVYPGLVVSGMELSELDGANRMGPTFGGMMFSGIKAAQEALKVFEERKAANEKCI